ACGAAGACGCGCCCGCGCCCTTCTCGATGAGTGGGATAGGGAGGAGATGATGGAGAGGAGGGAATAGCGTTTTCCTGAATCCTGCCCGTCCGCCGAACGTTTCTTCCCCCGGAATTAGGCTGATGAGAGCGCTGTTCAGGCCTTATTCATACAGCAGGCGGTAAGATGGGTAGAACTCTTCTTCTGAGAACGGGACGTTGGTGTACCTGCTCTTGGCGATGGCGCAGTTGATGTTCAGAGCGCACCTGTTGATGCAAACGGCGTCTTGCTGGTCGAAATCTCCGAAACAGTTCAGCCTTCCTTCCATTTCATCTTCCGTAAGAAGCGGCAACATCTTTCTCCTTTTCTCTTTCTAATGACAACTTTTCCGACATCTGTGCATGAATGCGGCCATTGCTGGCCATCGTCCGTCCACCCAAGAGGTCCACGGGATTGCCGTGGAAATCGCTGACCCTTCCGCCGGCCTCTTCCACCAGAAGAATCCCGGCGGCAATATCCCACGGTTTCAACAACTGTTCCCAGAACCCATCGAGCGCACCTGACGCCACGTAGGCGAGATCAAGCGCCGCCGATCCGGCTCTCCGTATGCCTTGACTCGACGAGAGCATGTTCTCGAAACGCCGGATGACCTCGGAGCGGACCGATTCCAGGTCGTAAGGAAAACCGGTGGCAATCAAGGACTTGCGAAGATCGGATGCTTCACTCACGCGGATGCGCCTGTTGTTGAGATAGGCTCCGCAGCCCCTCTCGGCCCAAAAGAACTCATTCAGCATGGGATTATATATCACACCTATATCAATTACATCTTCTTTGAGATGCGCGATGGACACGCATACAAAGGGAAACCGGTGGGCGAAATTGGTGGTCCCGTCCAACGGGTCTATCATCCAAAGATCGTCGCCCCTCTCCTCGGAGAGACCTTCCTCTTCGGCGAGAATCGAATGATCGGGGAATGCGCCACGGATCTCCGCCACGATGATGCGCTGGGATTCCAGATCCGTTTCCGTGACCAGATCCACAGCGCCCTTGAATTGCACGTCATGAACCCGACCCCAGCTCTTCCGTATGCAATCACCGCCTTTTTGAGCGGCCCGACGGGCTACGTCGAGAGCAGAGTTCATAGTGTGCGGGCGCCTCTGTTTTGAAATCTCCGTCGCTTGTTCCCGTGCAAGTGGAACCGCGATCCGGTAGTGACACGTGAAGCCCTCAATGGGAGGGTGTTATTCGTCTTTCCGTTTTGCATCGGTTATTCCATGGAACCACTTAACCATACGTTTTGATGAATTTTCGGAAAGATCGGTCGTATGTACGCTCCACCTCGGGTGGAAACGCGCAAGCGGGAAGCTCTTGATGGGAGAGATGATACTCCAGACATTGGCAGCAGAGACCATGCCGGGGGCAACCGGAATACGTGCAATTGCATTTCGTCAGGTTGGAAGTTCTGCTGGGACATTGTTCGCTGATCTTTTTAAGATCGGCCATGCTTCACTCCTTGCTGGTTTGGTCGGATTGATAGCCCATTTGAGGGGGGCTGT
This genomic interval from Deltaproteobacteria bacterium contains the following:
- a CDS encoding inositol monophosphatase encodes the protein MNSALDVARRAAQKGGDCIRKSWGRVHDVQFKGAVDLVTETDLESQRIIVAEIRGAFPDHSILAEEEGLSEERGDDLWMIDPLDGTTNFAHRFPFVCVSIAHLKEDVIDIGVIYNPMLNEFFWAERGCGAYLNNRRIRVSEASDLRKSLIATGFPYDLESVRSEVIRRFENMLSSSQGIRRAGSAALDLAYVASGALDGFWEQLLKPWDIAAGILLVEEAGGRVSDFHGNPVDLLGGRTMASNGRIHAQMSEKLSLEREKEKDVAASYGR